Proteins encoded in a region of the Ziziphus jujuba cultivar Dongzao chromosome 3, ASM3175591v1 genome:
- the LOC112490168 gene encoding uncharacterized protein LOC112490168 isoform X2 gives MSPSLLPLTHLSLYVLPQSSRNESLPSPKFKIQTLAMKITVMAFLHFVYLIVFIVTDENFLIFLAERRRKVGLPPEDTSAAKSSAPVVEEKKSFLPIMPATKVEQMRECLRSLKQNHKVTTYVGDYEYWLCKYLYWMNARTFVV, from the exons ATGTCTCCGAGCCTCCTGCCGTTGACCCACCTGTCCCTGTACGTCCTCCCTCAGTCGTCGCGAAACGAGAGTCTTCCAAGCCCGAAATTCAAGATTCAAACCCTAGCGATGAAGATAACAGTAATGGCGTTTCTTCACTTCGTATATCTTATTGTTTTCATCGTTACGGATGAAAACTTCCTAATATTTTTG GCAGAAAGAAGACGGAAAGTTGGATTACCGCCGGAGGATACTTCAGCTGCTAAATCTTCAGCACCTGTCGTGGAAGAGAAAAAG AGCTTTTTACCGATTATGCCTGCCACCAAAGTAGAGCAAATGAGAGAATGTCTGCGTTCTCTTAAGCAGAACCACAAGGTAACTACATATGTTGGTGATTATGAATATTGGTTATGTAAATACCTATACTGGATGAATGCAAGAACTTTTGTCGTTTAA